In Vibrio coralliilyticus, the following are encoded in one genomic region:
- a CDS encoding DUF4344 domain-containing metallopeptidase, whose amino-acid sequence MFKHLFPLALVVMTTASTPATYAAKKNIQIQYLPPANQAEGQMKADLEASGVNDTVIELSDTLFPFNKTLTIQYGSKDGPLYDPEQHTVHVPYHFYQEALNYFIKNKYDEKYGKEAKFGAMDTVLHTLLHEAGHAYVADQNIPILGKEEDAVDNFAAILMIEYLDDGDEAAISAADMFAFESDDRPDYYDFGEYIDEHSFDLQRYFSTLCLVYGSNPEKHSNLLDEVENDYLADRKDFCVFQYQSLSDDWHTYLKEPVADQ is encoded by the coding sequence ATGTTTAAACATCTTTTCCCGCTGGCTCTTGTTGTGATGACGACAGCGAGCACACCGGCAACATATGCCGCTAAGAAGAACATTCAGATCCAATATCTGCCGCCCGCTAATCAAGCCGAAGGGCAAATGAAAGCAGACCTTGAAGCAAGCGGAGTCAACGATACCGTAATAGAGCTGTCAGATACGCTGTTTCCATTCAACAAGACGTTAACCATTCAATATGGTAGTAAAGATGGGCCACTTTATGATCCAGAGCAGCACACGGTGCATGTGCCTTATCACTTCTATCAGGAAGCGCTGAATTACTTTATCAAGAACAAGTACGACGAAAAGTACGGCAAAGAGGCAAAATTTGGAGCGATGGACACGGTTTTGCATACTCTACTCCATGAGGCCGGGCACGCTTATGTCGCCGATCAGAACATTCCTATTCTCGGTAAAGAAGAGGATGCCGTAGACAATTTTGCTGCGATTTTAATGATCGAATATTTAGACGATGGTGATGAAGCCGCTATCAGCGCTGCCGATATGTTTGCTTTTGAGTCCGATGACAGGCCAGATTACTACGACTTTGGTGAATACATCGATGAACACAGTTTTGACTTGCAACGCTACTTCTCAACTTTATGTTTGGTTTACGGCAGTAACCCTGAAAAGCACAGCAACTTGCTCGATGAAGTAGAAAATGATTACTTGGCTGATCGAAAAGATTTTTGTGTTTTCCAGTACCAGTCGCTCAGCGATGACTGGCACACTTATCTAAAAGAGCCTGTGGCTGATCAATGA
- a CDS encoding alkaline phosphatase family protein gives MAWLRKRLLPAAIVAALTPMSSAYADIGDTPVIGGLFNSTEVLKNQITSSLSYSTRFARDTTLFTIGGLTLETYLLTLPLDARTKGRVMAQIADPTYSIPLGYFLYQFYDRYTGISSDDEFKAYLQTVYDKQALKGFEHSLFALEEKVKKEPKQHAKDQAHQEGIQINGQFMAAMVTVYDALVQIGEWQDMERLPDQYTYLTKSPEDLALVAKIQPIVVGIMQQAASGMEEGDMKQAILGIVADGAADRASEPNNKAQALTITLIDFVRLNVLKAYRQFVYQDERQERLNDWLQNAFDDHPQQAIEFLESQQNRRFAVQITVDGLQQGLIEGLVDPDKPFLSHAYQQHTKSTELGSPVATSSPEHVQSMRFLKVLSEQTYRDPYYLPFFKRLYQNHTDSIARVGISSTPTISVRNLPIIKTGAKVSGEQGTGIPNFHFVDRNEDRAYYFFGNDALQLDRLMQANQVQTMFDRLVHLKTLNCNAQYDWNAHTSYDGLVNLGAGEALRDFGEKRCLRELNERAEVENVLTKQRQSLIDNIQSYQEIPLWDFYTKLTRKWKIEQDITTYAELDGQGMPDYALIYNPWPDHFAHFVGPFSDEIIMPTGELNRLDYWIRQIEQAYKNAGIYQQTLWGMAGDHGLSPVYYTLNPEKAIFEPLSESLDYPLVIKKISSDEGEGPKITNALNYPSNQGVDVVVASTAGGNFMMDMFNSQSGWQTQPVYSELTDWAPVNAPQGEKLDIIAESIEKLADSLDYLVVRESTCDEIECQVRLVAQRDGTRIDEIIIKQGERYFYKANRKTALLEVNKLNPYLPSPDQAQLETFAQLVAKCVNRADITNPQSWCDEKQWRELTQFTPRPDSVVQLAKLYAEPRAGTVNLFPREGIGYNTKVPGRHAGESYLEKDAFIGFWGTPIGKQATPLSSEENGSLAPTLYQYLTGDDVKAGENGWGYPSLLSKLDIH, from the coding sequence ATGGCTTGGTTGAGAAAACGGCTTCTTCCTGCTGCAATTGTGGCAGCCCTTACCCCTATGAGCTCGGCTTACGCCGATATCGGTGATACCCCAGTGATCGGTGGGCTATTTAACTCAACAGAAGTACTGAAAAATCAAATCACCTCTTCATTGTCCTACTCGACGCGCTTTGCTCGTGATACGACTCTGTTTACCATTGGCGGACTGACTCTAGAAACCTACCTACTGACATTGCCACTTGATGCAAGAACGAAAGGTCGAGTCATGGCACAGATCGCTGATCCGACTTATTCCATTCCTCTCGGCTATTTTCTTTATCAGTTCTACGATCGCTACACAGGAATCAGTAGTGACGATGAATTTAAAGCCTACCTGCAAACTGTGTATGACAAACAAGCTCTGAAAGGCTTTGAGCACTCGCTCTTTGCTCTAGAAGAGAAGGTCAAAAAAGAGCCTAAGCAACACGCCAAGGATCAAGCTCACCAAGAAGGTATCCAAATTAATGGTCAGTTTATGGCAGCCATGGTGACCGTATATGACGCTTTGGTTCAGATTGGTGAATGGCAAGACATGGAACGCCTCCCTGACCAGTACACATATCTAACCAAGTCACCAGAAGATTTGGCATTGGTCGCCAAGATTCAACCAATCGTGGTTGGCATCATGCAACAAGCCGCTTCAGGGATGGAAGAAGGCGACATGAAACAAGCCATACTCGGCATTGTAGCCGATGGTGCAGCCGACAGAGCCAGCGAACCGAATAACAAAGCACAAGCGTTAACCATTACCTTAATTGATTTTGTGCGTCTCAATGTGCTGAAAGCCTATCGTCAGTTTGTCTATCAGGATGAGAGACAAGAACGCCTCAATGACTGGCTACAAAACGCGTTTGATGATCACCCTCAACAAGCAATTGAGTTTCTCGAGTCACAGCAGAACCGCCGCTTTGCTGTTCAGATAACGGTCGACGGGTTGCAACAAGGGTTAATCGAAGGGTTGGTTGATCCAGATAAGCCTTTCCTTTCCCACGCTTACCAGCAACATACCAAGAGTACTGAGCTCGGCAGCCCTGTCGCAACAAGCAGCCCAGAGCACGTTCAATCCATGCGTTTTCTTAAGGTTCTATCAGAACAAACGTATCGTGACCCATATTACTTACCGTTCTTCAAGCGACTTTACCAAAATCATACCGACTCCATTGCTCGGGTAGGTATCTCTTCCACACCGACGATTAGCGTAAGAAACCTGCCTATCATCAAAACAGGGGCAAAAGTCTCTGGCGAACAAGGAACAGGAATCCCGAATTTCCACTTTGTCGACCGAAACGAAGACAGAGCCTATTACTTCTTTGGTAATGATGCCCTTCAACTTGATCGCTTAATGCAGGCCAATCAGGTTCAGACCATGTTTGACCGACTGGTTCACTTGAAAACGCTTAACTGTAACGCCCAATATGACTGGAATGCTCACACCAGTTACGACGGTCTGGTTAACCTTGGCGCAGGCGAAGCACTGCGTGACTTTGGTGAGAAACGTTGTTTGAGAGAGCTGAATGAAAGAGCCGAAGTAGAAAACGTGCTAACGAAGCAGCGTCAGTCCCTCATCGATAACATTCAAAGCTATCAAGAGATACCGCTGTGGGACTTCTACACCAAGTTGACCCGTAAATGGAAGATTGAACAAGACATCACTACTTATGCAGAACTTGATGGACAAGGGATGCCAGATTACGCCCTGATATACAATCCATGGCCGGATCACTTTGCCCACTTCGTTGGCCCTTTTAGCGATGAAATCATTATGCCAACAGGTGAACTCAACCGCCTCGATTATTGGATACGTCAAATTGAACAAGCGTACAAGAACGCCGGCATTTATCAGCAGACACTGTGGGGAATGGCGGGGGACCATGGTTTATCTCCGGTCTACTACACCTTAAATCCGGAGAAAGCGATCTTTGAGCCACTTTCGGAATCACTCGACTACCCTCTAGTGATAAAGAAAATCTCATCTGATGAAGGCGAAGGACCAAAGATCACCAATGCATTAAATTATCCGAGTAACCAAGGTGTTGATGTGGTGGTAGCCTCTACCGCTGGCGGTAACTTCATGATGGATATGTTTAATTCGCAATCGGGCTGGCAAACACAACCAGTCTATTCAGAGCTGACCGACTGGGCACCCGTGAATGCTCCGCAAGGAGAGAAGTTGGACATCATTGCCGAGTCAATCGAAAAACTGGCAGATAGTCTCGACTATTTAGTCGTCAGAGAATCAACCTGCGATGAGATAGAGTGTCAGGTACGTTTGGTCGCTCAGCGTGACGGCACACGAATCGATGAAATCATTATCAAACAAGGCGAGCGCTATTTTTACAAAGCCAATAGAAAAACGGCGTTACTGGAAGTCAATAAACTCAATCCTTACCTGCCTTCGCCAGATCAGGCACAGCTTGAGACGTTTGCTCAGTTAGTCGCTAAATGTGTCAATCGTGCAGATATCACCAACCCACAGAGCTGGTGTGACGAAAAGCAATGGCGCGAGCTGACCCAATTTACGCCTCGGCCTGATTCAGTGGTACAACTCGCCAAGCTTTACGCCGAACCGCGAGCAGGTACAGTGAATTTGTTCCCTCGCGAAGGGATTGGTTACAACACCAAAGTACCGGGGCGCCATGCGGGCGAAAGCTATTTGGAGAAGGACGCCTTTATCGGATTTTGGGGCACTCCAATTGGCAAACAAGCTACGCCACTGAGTAGTGAGGAGAACGGCTCTCTGGCTCCGACTCTGTATCAATATCTGACCGGAGATGACGTTAAAGCCGGAGAAAATGGTTGGGGATATCCATCATTGCTTAGCAAACTCGATATTCACTAA
- a CDS encoding GNAT family N-acetyltransferase, whose protein sequence is MSQENLRIVPITAQHDAAICQIIKQVGKEYGAVGEGFGPSDAEVDNMSQHYHEQNRSLYLVALLDDKVVGGCGVAPFGQNEQTCELKKLFLLKESRGLGLGKTLSLACLDFAKQQGFERCYLDTLSNMSAAVRLYESLGFEHLTAPLEGTLHNGCDVWMLKSL, encoded by the coding sequence ATGAGCCAAGAAAACCTTCGTATAGTGCCTATCACAGCGCAACACGACGCAGCGATCTGCCAGATAATCAAGCAGGTCGGCAAAGAGTATGGTGCTGTGGGAGAAGGGTTTGGGCCGTCTGATGCTGAGGTCGACAATATGAGTCAGCATTATCACGAGCAGAACCGTAGCTTGTACTTGGTTGCGCTCTTAGACGACAAGGTGGTTGGCGGTTGTGGTGTTGCGCCTTTTGGGCAAAATGAGCAAACGTGTGAATTGAAGAAGCTCTTTTTACTTAAAGAGAGTAGAGGGCTTGGCTTGGGAAAAACCTTGTCGTTGGCCTGTTTAGACTTTGCTAAGCAACAGGGTTTTGAACGTTGTTATCTGGACACTTTGTCCAATATGTCTGCGGCAGTGCGACTCTACGAAAGCTTGGGATTTGAACACCTCACTGCGCCTCTTGAGGGGACTTTGCACAACGGCTGTGATGTATGGATGCTTAAGTCATTGTGA
- a CDS encoding YibL family ribosome-associated protein, which produces MSTKQELQNLHNRLDKCQRKLDAAKARGDQEMVTKFTDEADKLSKKIHVMKSKQKYDMNKERKSLIDMPFSRAITKEEQADMGKLKRSVKGLIVVHPMTKLGKELRLEVMTGYAPKKF; this is translated from the coding sequence ATGAGCACTAAGCAAGAACTTCAAAACCTTCACAATCGTCTGGACAAGTGTCAGCGTAAGCTGGATGCGGCGAAAGCTCGTGGTGATCAGGAAATGGTGACTAAGTTCACTGACGAAGCAGACAAGCTAAGCAAAAAAATTCACGTGATGAAAAGCAAACAAAAATATGACATGAACAAAGAGCGTAAGAGCTTGATTGACATGCCATTCTCACGCGCAATTACGAAAGAAGAACAAGCAGACATGGGCAAACTGAAAAGGTCAGTCAAAGGTCTAATCGTGGTTCATCCAATGACTAAACTGGGTAAAGAACTGAGACTCGAAGTCATGACAGGCTACGCACCGAAAAAATTCTGA
- a CDS encoding thiol-disulfide oxidoreductase DCC family protein, with the protein MTQLTIFYDGTCPLCVKEMERLAHYDNQQHLMLVDIHSDNFLHYPDIDAQRAAKILHALDNNGRLLLGLDVTYRAWKLVGKGWLYAPLRWRLIRPVADWCYIKFADNRYTISKLLTGKRKCDSGQCFR; encoded by the coding sequence ATGACTCAACTTACGATTTTCTACGATGGTACCTGCCCACTGTGTGTGAAAGAAATGGAACGCCTTGCACACTACGACAACCAGCAGCATTTGATGCTGGTTGATATTCACTCCGACAACTTTCTACATTATCCAGATATTGACGCTCAACGTGCGGCTAAAATTCTTCACGCACTGGATAATAATGGAAGGCTATTGCTTGGCTTAGACGTAACTTATCGTGCATGGAAACTGGTTGGCAAAGGCTGGTTGTACGCACCATTGCGTTGGAGACTCATCCGTCCAGTTGCTGATTGGTGCTATATCAAATTTGCTGACAACCGATACACCATTTCTAAGTTGCTGACTGGAAAGCGGAAATGCGATTCCGGTCAATGTTTCAGATAA
- a CDS encoding LysR family transcriptional regulator produces MNNYKLLRPLLVLLQTRSLTEAALQLNVTQSAMSRTLSQIRTAFDDPILIREGKQFVVSARGQQLLAQLPELIGSLDELYAVEAFLPHACQREFRLAYTAFLSESSVPLVSAELLRLAPNAGVNGELWQDQHVSVLGDSPIDVLATTLDYFPENIYGKKLLEDEYVVLMSGNHSLADASLEMDDYFSASHVMVHGMREMRQYVGEQFEHRKVQRKVIARVPSFTAAMELVSQSDALVTAPLHLAGYFSNRFDYVVKPLPFDLPKHSYYLLWHSRHQKDPAHRWFREQSFAALQRHLKLMHASGVEQM; encoded by the coding sequence ATGAATAACTACAAACTGCTACGCCCATTGTTGGTGCTGCTCCAAACTCGTAGCTTGACCGAGGCTGCACTGCAGCTCAACGTCACTCAGTCAGCGATGAGCCGAACCTTGAGTCAGATAAGAACGGCCTTTGATGACCCGATTTTGATTCGGGAAGGCAAACAGTTTGTAGTCAGTGCCAGAGGCCAGCAGTTACTCGCTCAACTGCCTGAGTTGATTGGGTCATTGGATGAGCTTTATGCAGTGGAAGCATTTTTGCCTCATGCTTGTCAAAGAGAGTTCAGACTGGCCTACACGGCATTTTTGTCTGAATCGAGTGTGCCTCTGGTGTCTGCTGAACTGCTTAGATTGGCCCCAAACGCAGGGGTAAATGGAGAGCTGTGGCAAGATCAGCATGTTAGCGTTCTCGGTGACAGCCCGATTGATGTACTGGCGACCACACTCGACTACTTTCCTGAGAATATCTACGGCAAAAAATTGCTTGAAGATGAATATGTAGTACTGATGTCTGGTAATCATTCATTGGCTGACGCTAGCCTTGAAATGGATGATTATTTTAGTGCTTCCCATGTGATGGTGCATGGTATGCGAGAGATGCGTCAGTATGTGGGCGAGCAGTTTGAACATCGCAAGGTTCAGCGTAAGGTGATCGCCAGGGTGCCATCGTTCACTGCGGCAATGGAATTAGTCAGTCAGAGTGACGCACTGGTTACCGCGCCTTTGCATTTGGCGGGCTATTTTTCTAATCGGTTTGACTACGTTGTAAAACCATTGCCCTTTGATTTGCCCAAGCATAGCTACTATCTGCTGTGGCACAGTCGGCATCAAAAAGATCCTGCCCATCGATGGTTTCGGGAGCAGAGCTTTGCAGCATTACAGCGGCATTTGAAGCTGATGCATGCTTCTGGCGTTGAACAGATGTAA